The Desulfuromonas versatilis genome has a segment encoding these proteins:
- the groL gene encoding chaperonin GroEL (60 kDa chaperone family; promotes refolding of misfolded polypeptides especially under stressful conditions; forms two stacked rings of heptamers to form a barrel-shaped 14mer; ends can be capped by GroES; misfolded proteins enter the barrel where they are refolded when GroES binds) translates to MAAKEIKFGQEARAKILKGVNTLADAVKVTLGPKGRNVVIEKSFGAPLITKDGVTVAKEIELEGKFENMGAQLVKEVASKTSDVAGDGTTTATVLAQAIYREGVKLVTAGHNPMEIKRGIDKAVEAAVASLKELSKPIKDHKEIAQVGTISANGDETIGNILAEAMEKVGKEGVITVEEAKAMETTLETVEGMQFDRGYLSPYFVTDPERMEAVIEDALILIHDKKISNMRDLLPVLEPVAKQGRPLVIISEDVEGEALATLVVNKLRGTINVAAVKAPGFGDRRKAMLEDLAILTGGKVISEEVGFKLENATLDMLGRAKRIVIDKDNTTIIDGAGVEADIQARVKQIRAQIEETSSDYDREKLQERLAKLVGGVAVVKVGAATETEMKEKKARVEDALHATRAAVEEGIVPGGGVAMIRAIAALENVSVVGEQAFGVKIVKRALEEPLRQIAANAGLEGSIVVNKVVGETGAFGFDAAKDVYGDMIAAGIIDPTKVTRSALQNAASVAGLMLTTEACIAELPKKEESMPAMPGGMGGMGGMGGMDMM, encoded by the coding sequence ATGGCAGCTAAGGAAATCAAATTCGGGCAGGAAGCCCGTGCCAAGATTCTCAAGGGCGTCAACACCCTGGCCGACGCGGTCAAGGTCACCCTGGGCCCCAAGGGCCGCAACGTGGTCATCGAGAAGTCCTTCGGCGCTCCGCTGATCACCAAGGACGGCGTCACCGTCGCCAAGGAGATCGAACTCGAAGGCAAGTTCGAGAACATGGGCGCCCAGCTGGTCAAGGAAGTCGCTTCCAAGACCTCCGACGTCGCCGGTGACGGCACCACCACCGCCACCGTGCTGGCCCAGGCCATCTACCGCGAAGGGGTCAAGCTGGTCACCGCCGGCCACAACCCCATGGAAATCAAGCGCGGCATCGACAAGGCCGTGGAGGCCGCCGTCGCCTCGCTGAAGGAGCTCTCCAAGCCGATCAAGGACCACAAGGAGATCGCCCAGGTCGGCACCATCTCCGCCAACGGCGACGAGACCATCGGCAACATCCTCGCCGAGGCCATGGAGAAGGTCGGCAAGGAAGGGGTCATCACCGTCGAGGAAGCCAAGGCGATGGAGACCACCCTGGAGACCGTCGAGGGGATGCAGTTCGACCGCGGCTACCTCAGCCCCTACTTCGTCACCGATCCCGAGCGCATGGAAGCGGTGATCGAGGACGCCCTGATCCTGATCCACGACAAGAAGATCAGCAACATGCGCGACCTGCTGCCGGTTCTCGAGCCGGTGGCCAAGCAGGGCCGCCCCCTGGTGATCATCTCCGAGGACGTCGAGGGCGAAGCCCTGGCCACCCTGGTGGTCAACAAGCTGCGCGGCACCATCAACGTGGCCGCCGTCAAGGCTCCCGGCTTCGGCGACCGCCGCAAGGCCATGCTCGAAGACCTCGCCATCCTCACCGGCGGCAAGGTGATCAGCGAGGAAGTCGGCTTCAAGCTTGAGAACGCCACCCTCGACATGCTCGGCCGCGCCAAGCGCATCGTCATCGACAAGGACAACACCACCATCATCGACGGCGCCGGCGTCGAGGCCGACATCCAGGCCCGCGTCAAGCAGATCCGCGCCCAGATCGAGGAGACCAGCAGCGACTACGACCGCGAGAAGCTCCAGGAGCGCCTGGCCAAGCTGGTCGGCGGGGTTGCCGTGGTCAAGGTCGGCGCTGCCACCGAGACCGAGATGAAGGAGAAGAAGGCCCGCGTCGAGGACGCCCTGCACGCCACCCGCGCTGCCGTCGAAGAAGGCATCGTCCCCGGCGGCGGCGTCGCCATGATCCGCGCCATCGCCGCCCTGGAGAACGTCAGCGTGGTCGGCGAGCAGGCCTTCGGCGTCAAGATCGTCAAGCGCGCCCTCGAGGAGCCGCTGCGTCAGATCGCCGCCAACGCCGGCCTGGAAGGCTCCATCGTGGTCAACAAGGTGGTCGGCGAGACCGGCGCCTTCGGCTTCGACGCTGCCAAGGACGTGTACGGCGACATGATCGCCGCCGGCATCATCGACCCCACCAAGGTCACCCGCAGCGCCCTGCAGAACGCCGCTTCGGTTGCCGGCCTGATGCTGACCACCGAGGCCTGCATCGCCGAACTGCCGAAGAAGGAAGAGTCCATGCCGGCAATGCCTGGCGGCATGGGCGGTATGGGTGGCATGGGCGGCATGGACATGATGTAA
- the groES gene encoding co-chaperone GroES, giving the protein MNIRPLHDRIIVERLEEETKTAGGLIIPDTAKEKPQQGKIVAVGKGKVTEDGKVLAMDVKVGDKVLFGKYAGTEIKIEGKEYLMMREDDILGVVEQ; this is encoded by the coding sequence ATGAACATCAGACCGCTGCACGACCGCATCATCGTCGAGAGGCTCGAAGAGGAGACCAAGACCGCCGGGGGCCTGATCATCCCCGACACCGCCAAGGAAAAGCCCCAGCAGGGCAAGATCGTCGCCGTGGGCAAGGGCAAGGTGACCGAGGACGGCAAGGTCCTGGCCATGGACGTCAAGGTCGGCGACAAGGTCCTGTTCGGCAAGTACGCCGGCACCGAGATCAAGATCGAAGGCAAAGAGTACCTGATGATGCGCGAGGACGACATCCTCGGCGTCGTCGAACAGTAA
- a CDS encoding DUF507 family protein, protein MKLSEQRISHLAHLIADGLWKDDLVDYRDEARALQSVKEALTRVLSVDDQVDGLVREKLQRQKKIPGSREWQVLYDKYFAEEMAKRKW, encoded by the coding sequence GTGAAGCTCAGCGAACAGCGCATCTCGCACCTGGCCCACCTGATCGCCGACGGGCTGTGGAAGGACGATTTGGTCGACTACCGCGATGAGGCGCGGGCCCTGCAGTCGGTCAAGGAGGCCCTGACCCGGGTGCTCTCCGTGGACGACCAGGTCGATGGCCTGGTGCGGGAGAAGCTGCAGCGCCAGAAAAAGATCCCCGGCAGCCGCGAGTGGCAGGTGCTCTACGACAAGTATTTCGCCGAAGAGATGGCCAAGCGCAAGTGGTGA
- a CDS encoding DUF507 family protein encodes MRFTDEQIRRVAAAVLQGLTEQGGAALKAERGRVQGRIEAIIRANLAGEQDLERDARELLEAHLKNAPPGMDRQKLFLMIKKKLAEERGIPL; translated from the coding sequence ATGCGTTTCACCGATGAGCAGATCCGCCGGGTCGCCGCCGCCGTTTTGCAGGGGTTGACCGAGCAGGGGGGCGCCGCCCTCAAGGCCGAGCGCGGCCGGGTCCAGGGCCGCATCGAGGCGATCATCCGCGCCAACCTGGCCGGCGAACAGGACCTGGAGCGCGACGCCCGCGAACTGCTCGAGGCCCATCTGAAGAACGCCCCGCCGGGGATGGATCGGCAGAAGCTGTTTCTGATGATCAAGAAAAAGCTCGCCGAAGAGAGGGGGATCCCCCTGTGA
- a CDS encoding pyridoxal-phosphate-dependent aminotransferase family protein, producing MTKKLYIPGPVEVSRDVFEAMAAPMIGHRMKEYAAIHQRVTDGLKKMLNTADPVFLSTSSAFGVMEGAVRNLVQKRCANFGNGAFSGKWHDVTKRCGLEADRFDAEWGRPVTAEMVDRALATGKYDAMTLVHNETSTGVLSPLEEIAAVMRKYPEVSFIVDTVSSMSAVPLDVTALGTDVCLAGVQKAFGLPPGLAVFAVSRRALDKAKTTPNRGYYFDFEEFEQNDLKHNTPSTPCISLIYGLDHQLQKFFAEGLEKRYARHREMAEATRQWVQAQGFALFAAQGARSLTLTCGQNDGRTDLEQLKKLAGERGYAIDNGYGKIKNQTFRIPHMADMTLADLQELFDLLEELLPRVRKP from the coding sequence ATGACCAAGAAACTCTACATCCCCGGCCCCGTCGAAGTCAGCCGCGACGTGTTCGAGGCGATGGCCGCGCCGATGATCGGCCACCGCATGAAGGAATACGCCGCGATCCACCAGCGCGTGACCGACGGGCTGAAGAAGATGCTCAACACCGCCGACCCGGTGTTCCTCTCGACCTCGAGCGCCTTCGGCGTGATGGAGGGGGCGGTGCGCAACCTGGTGCAGAAGCGCTGCGCCAACTTCGGCAACGGCGCCTTCAGCGGCAAGTGGCACGACGTCACCAAACGCTGCGGCCTGGAGGCCGACCGCTTCGACGCCGAATGGGGCCGGCCGGTCACCGCCGAGATGGTCGACCGGGCCCTGGCCACCGGCAAATACGACGCCATGACCCTGGTGCACAACGAGACCTCCACCGGGGTGCTGAGCCCGCTGGAGGAGATCGCCGCGGTGATGCGCAAGTACCCCGAGGTCAGCTTCATCGTCGACACCGTCTCCTCGATGAGCGCCGTGCCGCTCGACGTGACGGCGCTGGGCACCGACGTCTGCCTGGCCGGGGTGCAGAAGGCCTTCGGCCTGCCGCCGGGGCTGGCGGTGTTCGCCGTCTCGCGCCGGGCCCTGGACAAGGCGAAGACCACCCCCAACCGCGGCTATTACTTCGACTTCGAGGAGTTCGAGCAGAACGACCTCAAGCACAACACCCCGAGCACCCCCTGTATCAGCCTGATCTACGGCCTGGACCACCAGCTGCAGAAGTTCTTCGCCGAGGGGCTGGAGAAGCGCTACGCCCGCCACCGGGAGATGGCCGAGGCCACCCGCCAGTGGGTGCAGGCGCAGGGTTTTGCCCTGTTCGCCGCGCAAGGGGCCCGCTCGCTGACCCTGACCTGCGGCCAGAACGACGGCCGCACCGACCTCGAGCAGCTGAAGAAGCTCGCCGGCGAGCGCGGCTACGCCATCGACAACGGCTACGGCAAGATCAAGAACCAGACCTTCCGCATCCCCCACATGGCCGACATGACCCTGGCCGATTTGCAGGAGCTCTTCGACCTGCTCGAGGAGCTGCTGCCGCGGGTTAGGAAACCGTGA